In Thermococcus camini, a genomic segment contains:
- a CDS encoding HEPN domain-containing protein: MSFRKWLEKAEKDFVLAKNSLSLKFYDYVTFHAQQCAEKALKAFLVSKGKPIKRTHDIGELILRCADVDSEFLKLFDDDVDLLTRLCCGGKISDHS, from the coding sequence TTGAGCTTTAGGAAATGGCTCGAAAAGGCTGAAAAAGACTTTGTACTGGCCAAAAATAGCCTTTCTCTTAAATTCTACGACTATGTAACCTTTCACGCCCAGCAGTGTGCTGAAAAGGCTTTAAAGGCGTTTTTGGTATCAAAGGGGAAACCCATCAAACGAACCCATGATATTGGAGAACTCATACTCCGGTGTGCCGATGTAGATTCTGAATTCTTAAAGCTCTTCGATGATGATGTGGATCTTCTAACCCGCTTATGCTGTGGAGGCAAGATATCCGACCATTCATGA
- a CDS encoding HEPN domain-containing protein, with protein MEARYPTIHEPEKEEAESAIKLAELVLAFVKSKLTSP; from the coding sequence GTGGAGGCAAGATATCCGACCATTCATGAGCCGGAGAAAGAAGAGGCGGAAAGTGCCATAAAACTGGCTGAGCTCGTCCTTGCATTTGTGAAGTCCAAACTTACTTCACCCTGA
- a CDS encoding FeoA family protein: MIVPLNALRPGDKGIVVNILGGPTARQRLVGMGLTPGATVQIIESHQYGPIIISVGGVRFAIGRGMAAKVMIRKL, encoded by the coding sequence ATGATTGTACCTTTAAACGCACTCAGACCCGGGGACAAGGGGATTGTGGTGAACATCCTCGGCGGCCCCACCGCGAGGCAGCGGCTTGTGGGCATGGGCCTCACCCCCGGAGCGACGGTTCAAATAATCGAGTCCCACCAGTACGGCCCGATAATCATCTCCGTCGGCGGCGTGCGCTTCGCCATCGGCAGGGGAATGGCGGCGAAGGTCATGATACGGAAACTGTGA
- the pepQ gene encoding Xaa-Pro dipeptidase PepQ, with protein sequence MRIDRLKEFISKNELDGVLITGRENLFYFTGSSPVLGGYLVVTPDDALFIVPELEYEEAREASRVPVEKFKTGKELYERLSSFKLKRLGIEGRTSFSTLQTLREKVGAADFISVDDVVKELRIIKTPEEIELIKAACEIADMAMMAALEEISEGKREREIAAKMEYVMKMNGAEKTAFDTIIASGWRSALPHGIASDKRIEKGDLVVIDEGALYRHYHSDTTRTIVVGSPNEKQKDIYYVVLEAQRKGVEAAKPGMTAKELDTIVRDVIAEYGYGDYFIHSTGHGVGLEIHEWPRVSQFDETELKPGMVITIEPGIYLPKFGGVRIEDTVLITENGAKRLTKTERELI encoded by the coding sequence ATGAGGATTGACCGGCTTAAGGAGTTCATATCCAAAAACGAGCTCGATGGGGTTCTAATAACTGGGCGGGAAAACCTCTTCTACTTCACCGGCTCATCACCCGTCCTCGGGGGATACCTCGTCGTTACCCCTGATGATGCCCTCTTCATCGTCCCGGAGCTGGAGTACGAGGAGGCAAGGGAAGCCTCCAGGGTTCCCGTCGAAAAATTCAAGACAGGAAAGGAGCTTTACGAGAGGCTTTCCTCCTTCAAGCTGAAAAGGCTTGGCATAGAGGGCAGAACGAGCTTCTCGACCCTCCAGACACTCAGGGAGAAGGTGGGCGCCGCGGATTTCATCTCAGTCGATGATGTGGTGAAGGAGCTCCGCATAATCAAGACTCCAGAGGAAATCGAGCTCATAAAGGCCGCCTGCGAGATAGCGGACATGGCAATGATGGCCGCCCTTGAGGAGATAAGCGAGGGCAAGCGCGAGAGGGAAATAGCGGCCAAGATGGAGTACGTCATGAAGATGAACGGAGCGGAAAAGACGGCCTTCGACACGATAATAGCCAGCGGATGGCGTTCAGCTCTTCCGCATGGGATAGCCAGCGACAAGAGGATAGAGAAGGGCGATCTGGTCGTCATAGATGAGGGAGCGCTCTACAGACACTACCACTCGGACACGACAAGAACGATAGTCGTGGGCAGTCCGAACGAGAAGCAGAAGGACATCTACTACGTCGTTCTTGAGGCCCAGAGAAAGGGCGTTGAAGCCGCCAAACCCGGGATGACGGCCAAAGAACTCGACACCATCGTCAGGGACGTCATAGCGGAGTACGGCTACGGCGACTACTTCATACACTCAACGGGGCACGGTGTTGGCCTAGAGATTCACGAGTGGCCGAGGGTGAGCCAGTTCGATGAGACGGAACTCAAGCCAGGGATGGTGATAACCATCGAACCTGGCATATACCTTCCCAAGTTCGGCGGCGTTCGCATAGAGGACACTGTCCTCATCACGGAGAACGGTGCAAAGAGGCTCACCAAAACCGAGAGGGAGCTCATCTGA
- a CDS encoding 50S ribosomal protein L35ae — translation MARGKALVLAYAGTKEHQDNHHMILKPLGIDDRGAASRLIGRKVVWRTPTGRKMYGKILRTHGNRGEVKAYFKPGLPGQALGDYVEIL, via the coding sequence ATGGCCAGGGGGAAGGCTCTCGTCCTTGCCTACGCCGGGACGAAAGAGCACCAGGACAACCACCACATGATTCTAAAGCCCCTTGGCATCGACGACAGGGGCGCTGCCTCGAGGCTCATAGGCAGGAAGGTCGTGTGGAGGACTCCAACCGGCCGGAAGATGTACGGCAAAATCCTCAGGACGCACGGCAACCGCGGTGAGGTGAAGGCCTACTTCAAGCCGGGCCTTCCGGGCCAGGCCCTTGGGGACTACGTTGAGATTCTCTGA
- a CDS encoding mRNA surveillance protein pelota, with protein MQIIHQDAKEGKIKVKAETLDDLWHLYHIIDPGDTVYAKTLRKQSQRSDSLRAEKVEVIPVFLGVKAEKINFHKFANQVRVTGPIVYASRDDVPLGKYHTIAIEEGTVVTIQKPRWKEHHIERLKEAVEASKRARVMIVVIDDGEADMAIIREYGVEILKGIRYNLGGKRYSTNRESEEKKFFHDVAKSMEEIISREGIERAIVAGPGFVKEDFHKFLRENYPELAKKVVIEDTSVTGRTGIYEVIRRGTVDRVYHENRVAKEVQLVEKVLENVARNNGLAAYGLREVEEAVNYGAVETLLVLDELLKGEHREKIEELMDAVRYSRGEVVVVSSEHEGGDKLKALGGLAALLRFRVK; from the coding sequence GTGCAGATAATCCACCAGGACGCCAAGGAGGGCAAGATAAAGGTCAAGGCCGAGACCCTCGACGACCTCTGGCACCTCTACCACATCATAGACCCGGGCGATACCGTTTACGCGAAAACGCTCAGGAAGCAGAGCCAGAGGAGCGATTCCCTGAGGGCCGAGAAGGTTGAGGTCATTCCCGTCTTCCTCGGCGTTAAGGCAGAGAAGATAAACTTCCACAAGTTCGCCAACCAGGTTCGCGTTACCGGGCCGATAGTCTACGCCAGCAGGGACGACGTCCCGCTCGGCAAGTACCACACGATAGCGATAGAGGAAGGCACGGTCGTTACCATTCAGAAGCCCCGCTGGAAGGAGCACCACATAGAGAGGCTGAAAGAAGCGGTTGAGGCATCAAAGAGGGCAAGGGTCATGATAGTCGTCATAGACGACGGAGAAGCTGATATGGCGATAATCAGAGAATACGGCGTCGAGATACTGAAGGGCATACGCTACAACCTCGGGGGGAAGAGGTACAGCACCAACCGCGAGAGCGAGGAGAAGAAGTTCTTCCACGATGTCGCCAAGAGCATGGAGGAGATAATCAGCCGTGAAGGAATAGAGAGGGCCATAGTAGCCGGTCCCGGCTTCGTCAAGGAGGACTTCCACAAGTTCCTTCGCGAAAACTATCCAGAGCTGGCCAAGAAGGTGGTAATCGAGGACACGAGCGTAACCGGGAGGACGGGCATCTACGAGGTCATAAGGCGCGGAACGGTTGACAGGGTCTACCACGAGAACCGCGTTGCGAAAGAAGTCCAGCTCGTCGAGAAGGTGCTTGAAAACGTGGCCAGAAACAACGGCCTGGCCGCTTACGGTCTGAGGGAAGTTGAGGAAGCTGTGAACTACGGCGCAGTTGAGACGCTACTCGTTTTGGACGAGCTCTTGAAGGGAGAGCACAGGGAAAAGATAGAGGAGCTCATGGACGCGGTGAGGTATTCGAGGGGCGAGGTTGTTGTTGTAAGCTCGGAGCACGAGGGAGGCGACAAGCTGAAAGCGTTGGGCGGCCTGGCGGCACTGCTGAGGTTCAGGGTGAAGTAA
- a CDS encoding 7-cyano-7-deazaguanine synthase — protein sequence MRDIESVVEEIARFSGEHGLYEKRILVMFSGGKDSSLALHILKEADLNVSALTFFHRWSWRETLNWAMGFTKKLGVEHHLVDVTDGLLREAAGRKGPICINCKKVMLWNAKWFAINNGFDILAKGDNANDKIIGALLDQCEGDIRLCGLPRIGIPFFRPLIKYTAEDVEALAEEAGIRPYRMYEHSRRRQWREGCPLQYIDREEIVTEKLMDLAYRVNYEVSKIARKRKVRVSVRVPSFEVMCWDCDGETLREVGEIISKFGGDESGTSARKT from the coding sequence ATGAGGGACATCGAGAGCGTTGTTGAGGAGATAGCGAGATTCTCCGGGGAACACGGGCTTTATGAAAAACGCATACTCGTCATGTTCTCTGGCGGAAAGGACAGTTCACTGGCCCTCCACATCCTCAAGGAGGCAGATCTTAACGTATCGGCGCTAACCTTCTTCCACCGCTGGAGCTGGAGGGAAACGCTCAACTGGGCGATGGGCTTTACCAAAAAACTCGGGGTTGAACACCACCTCGTTGATGTTACCGACGGGCTTCTTCGCGAGGCAGCCGGAAGAAAGGGGCCGATCTGCATCAACTGCAAGAAGGTCATGCTCTGGAACGCCAAGTGGTTCGCCATCAACAACGGCTTTGACATCCTTGCCAAGGGGGACAACGCCAACGATAAGATAATAGGTGCCCTGCTGGATCAGTGCGAGGGAGATATAAGGCTCTGCGGACTTCCGAGGATAGGGATTCCCTTCTTCAGACCTCTGATTAAATACACGGCCGAGGATGTTGAAGCCCTTGCAGAAGAGGCCGGAATAAGACCCTACCGCATGTACGAGCACTCGCGGAGAAGGCAGTGGAGGGAGGGCTGTCCGCTCCAGTACATTGACCGCGAGGAGATAGTGACAGAAAAGCTCATGGACTTGGCCTATCGGGTCAACTACGAGGTGAGCAAGATTGCGAGGAAGCGTAAAGTCCGCGTAAGCGTCAGGGTTCCCAGCTTCGAGGTCATGTGCTGGGACTGCGACGGGGAAACCCTTCGGGAGGTGGGGGAGATTATCTCGAAGTTTGGAGGGGATGAAAGTGGAACTTCCGCTCGGAAAACTTAG
- a CDS encoding nucleotidyltransferase domain-containing protein: MSRETIRDVILRVSRELGLEVNDIILFGSRARGDFRADSDWDVLVVLPRALERKKELEAYKRIHRELLLKGIKVDLLFISKDELEKVKDDTGFLYYYALREGVKI; encoded by the coding sequence ATGAGCCGTGAGACGATCAGAGATGTGATTCTTAGGGTATCGAGAGAGCTCGGCCTAGAGGTCAATGATATAATCCTTTTCGGTTCCAGAGCCAGGGGCGATTTTAGAGCCGACAGCGATTGGGATGTTCTGGTGGTTCTCCCCAGGGCATTGGAGAGGAAGAAGGAACTGGAAGCGTACAAGAGGATACACAGGGAGCTTCTGTTAAAGGGAATCAAGGTGGATCTCCTGTTTATTTCTAAGGATGAACTCGAAAAGGTCAAGGATGACACGGGTTTTCTTTACTACTACGCTCTCAGGGAGGGTGTGAAAATTTGA
- a CDS encoding DNA-binding protein: protein MLERILELLEEGRSIDEIARELDVPRDEVVGAMEVLADLGYLEQVEAGDSCATCPLKSVCPGACFRFKGKVYQLSDFRLGRKDGH from the coding sequence ATGCTGGAGAGGATCCTAGAACTGCTGGAGGAAGGAAGGAGCATAGACGAGATAGCCCGGGAGCTGGACGTTCCGAGGGACGAGGTCGTCGGCGCCATGGAGGTGCTGGCCGACCTCGGCTACCTGGAGCAGGTGGAAGCGGGCGACTCCTGCGCCACCTGCCCTCTTAAGAGCGTTTGCCCCGGCGCCTGCTTTCGCTTTAAGGGGAAGGTATATCAGCTCTCAGATTTCAGGCTCGGCCGGAAGGACGGGCATTGA
- a CDS encoding HAD family hydrolase, translated as MTVYLFDFDGTLVDSTGAVEKALRIAIEKTVPAVIESDLYEDYYKALALFIKGKLTYQYLGVIHELVAQGTIHEYYKLMPRYIKDFPHARRVIRELRARGRRVISFSGEHTYPGGKVIFMKRTNWYDEFDEVITFRGTKDMLKKFENLRELYPDEPFVWVDDSPSRFTYILDENTLLVQKASPYKSDVALLFERQNFLKIRSIREVLEIDDGLFAFAEEDKT; from the coding sequence ATGACGGTTTATCTGTTCGACTTTGATGGAACCCTCGTGGACAGCACGGGCGCGGTTGAAAAGGCCCTTCGCATAGCCATCGAAAAGACAGTCCCCGCGGTCATCGAGAGCGACCTGTACGAGGACTACTACAAGGCCCTTGCCCTGTTCATCAAGGGCAAGCTGACCTACCAGTACCTCGGTGTCATTCACGAGCTCGTCGCCCAGGGCACGATACACGAGTACTACAAGCTCATGCCGCGGTACATCAAGGACTTTCCCCACGCGAGGAGGGTTATCCGGGAGCTCAGAGCACGGGGAAGGCGCGTAATAAGCTTCTCCGGTGAGCATACTTACCCAGGCGGAAAGGTCATCTTCATGAAAAGGACAAACTGGTACGACGAGTTTGACGAGGTGATAACCTTCAGGGGCACCAAAGACATGCTCAAGAAGTTTGAGAACCTGCGCGAACTCTATCCCGACGAGCCCTTCGTCTGGGTGGACGACAGCCCGAGCAGGTTCACTTACATACTGGATGAGAACACGCTACTCGTTCAGAAGGCATCGCCGTACAAGAGCGACGTGGCTCTTCTTTTTGAGAGACAGAACTTCCTGAAGATAAGGAGCATCAGGGAAGTGTTGGAGATAGACGACGGGCTCTTCGCCTTCGCGGAGGAGGATAAGACTTAA
- a CDS encoding DUF4870 domain-containing protein has translation MEETPPEEPKKTSLGMDENLEGLLAYLAWWITGIIFLVLEKESDFVRFHAMQSTITFIGITVLQVILSLIPYIGGILAWLLGIIGFVLWILGMVKAYQGERYKFPVVGNLAEEWMGKVNV, from the coding sequence ATGGAGGAGACTCCGCCCGAAGAACCCAAGAAGACGTCCCTCGGCATGGATGAGAACCTTGAGGGGCTGCTTGCCTATCTCGCCTGGTGGATTACAGGGATAATATTCCTGGTGCTTGAGAAGGAGAGCGATTTCGTCCGTTTCCATGCGATGCAGTCGACGATAACCTTCATAGGCATCACTGTGCTCCAGGTGATCCTCAGCCTCATCCCGTACATAGGGGGCATCCTCGCCTGGCTCCTGGGAATCATAGGCTTTGTCCTCTGGATCCTCGGCATGGTGAAGGCCTACCAGGGCGAACGCTACAAGTTCCCGGTCGTCGGCAACCTGGCCGAGGAGTGGATGGGAAAGGTCAACGTCTGA
- a CDS encoding AIR synthase family protein encodes MELPLGKLRNDLLRDVVFPNLGVEDMRVVYGPREGFDSAVLEYDHDHYLVVATDPVLGVPEETFGFFAYHFAASDVAVFGARPMWLVVDILLPPGSEKGFLEKAMRDLNTECWKYGSSIIGGHTGVYPSVAEPTATTTAMGLVRKDGLKLPLAKPGDRIVVTGKVGLEFAVSASYFRERELRKLLSFREIARLKKSFRFETVVPEALTAKPFVRGMHDATEGGLTALHEIADNSGLGFRVYAEKLRLDPLVERVLDFYGIEPWSVSSTGTLIAIAPPEKSNSLIAELQKNGIIAFELGEFTADRKRILIENGEEKEFPTFKGDPYVELYGKG; translated from the coding sequence GTGGAACTTCCGCTCGGAAAACTTAGAAACGACCTCCTAAGGGACGTTGTGTTCCCCAACCTGGGAGTAGAGGACATGAGGGTGGTGTATGGACCCAGGGAGGGTTTTGACTCGGCGGTCCTCGAATACGACCACGACCACTATCTGGTGGTTGCCACGGACCCTGTTCTGGGCGTTCCGGAGGAGACCTTCGGGTTCTTTGCATACCACTTCGCGGCAAGCGATGTTGCGGTTTTCGGGGCGAGGCCGATGTGGCTGGTGGTTGATATCCTCCTCCCGCCCGGAAGCGAGAAGGGTTTTCTCGAAAAGGCTATGCGCGACTTAAACACGGAATGCTGGAAGTACGGGAGTTCGATAATAGGCGGCCACACGGGCGTTTATCCGAGTGTGGCTGAGCCAACCGCTACCACCACCGCGATGGGGCTCGTTAGGAAGGACGGGCTGAAGCTCCCTCTTGCTAAACCCGGCGACAGAATAGTCGTGACCGGTAAGGTTGGCCTTGAGTTCGCGGTCTCGGCTTCCTATTTCCGCGAGAGGGAGCTTAGAAAGCTCCTGTCCTTCAGGGAGATAGCCAGACTCAAAAAGTCCTTCAGGTTTGAAACCGTTGTTCCTGAGGCCCTCACTGCAAAGCCCTTTGTGAGGGGCATGCACGATGCAACTGAAGGCGGACTAACTGCCCTCCACGAGATAGCCGACAACTCTGGGCTTGGGTTCAGGGTATATGCCGAGAAGCTCCGGCTCGACCCTCTCGTGGAGAGGGTCCTCGATTTCTACGGGATCGAACCATGGAGCGTCTCCTCAACAGGCACGCTGATAGCGATAGCCCCACCAGAAAAATCCAATTCCCTAATTGCAGAATTACAGAAAAACGGAATTATTGCATTTGAACTCGGTGAGTTCACCGCCGATAGGAAACGTATCCTAATCGAAAACGGGGAAGAGAAGGAGTTTCCAACGTTCAAGGGCGACCCCTACGTGGAGCTGTACGGCAAAGGATAA
- the feoB gene encoding ferrous iron transport protein B: MMKVIALAGNPNVGKTTIFNALTGLRQHVGNWPGVTVEKKEGILEYKGQKFLVVDLPGTYSLTAHSIDELVARDFLLKGSADVVVNVIDATALMRNLFLTMEILEMGLNNVIIALNKVDLAEKHGIEINVKRMEEVLGVPVVAMSAKEGAGLDELKEKIHQMANGMLKERPVIPRYDPEVEREIEHITAVLRGTELGEDYNLRWLAIKLLQRDDGVIKLVLRHLGSEKLDEIMGHIAEVEERYKRAMDLIIASQKYEFIDRLMHRFVRYTKVEGESFSDQLDRFLTHPVYGLLVLFGVFYLMFKFVFAVGLPLQGYLDDAFTAFGEWLAPHITNEALRGLLVDGIIAGVGSVLSFFPLVFLLFLALSILEDVGYMARAAVVMERIMRKFGLPGKSFIPLVLAFGCNVPAVMATRTLDDERDRLLTMLVNPLIPCSARLSVISFLAGAFFASHQALVAVSIYATAVLLALLVAWLLSRFVIRGEESPFIIELPEYLIPSWKTVTLHSWERSKEFIKKAGTIILLGSMAIWYLSSYPVGMGTGGSYAERLGMFFEPYMHLMGLDWKAAVSLLFGIIAKENVISTYGIIYGSEEAIVGAMTPLQAYVLGMVTTLYVPCIATIGAIRAESNWKWAAFTVVYMIGLASLVGILIWNVGTALGY; this comes from the coding sequence ATGATGAAGGTCATTGCACTGGCAGGAAACCCCAACGTCGGAAAAACAACCATATTCAACGCACTGACCGGGCTGAGGCAGCACGTCGGCAACTGGCCCGGCGTCACGGTCGAGAAAAAGGAGGGAATCCTGGAGTACAAGGGCCAGAAGTTTCTCGTAGTTGATCTCCCCGGCACGTACTCCCTCACGGCCCACTCCATCGACGAACTCGTCGCGAGGGACTTCCTCCTGAAGGGGAGCGCCGACGTGGTCGTGAACGTCATCGACGCAACGGCTCTCATGAGGAACCTCTTCCTTACCATGGAGATACTGGAGATGGGCCTCAACAACGTTATCATAGCCCTCAACAAGGTAGACCTGGCCGAGAAGCACGGTATCGAGATAAACGTGAAGAGGATGGAGGAGGTTCTCGGCGTTCCGGTCGTGGCGATGAGCGCAAAGGAGGGCGCCGGTCTCGACGAGCTGAAGGAGAAGATACACCAGATGGCCAACGGGATGCTGAAGGAGAGGCCCGTGATCCCCCGGTACGACCCGGAGGTCGAGAGGGAGATAGAGCACATAACCGCGGTTCTCAGGGGCACAGAACTGGGAGAGGATTACAACCTACGCTGGCTTGCGATAAAACTCCTTCAGCGCGATGATGGGGTCATAAAGCTCGTCCTCCGGCACCTTGGGAGTGAGAAGCTCGATGAGATCATGGGGCACATAGCGGAGGTTGAGGAGCGCTACAAGCGCGCGATGGACCTTATAATCGCCAGCCAGAAGTACGAGTTCATCGACAGGCTCATGCACCGCTTTGTGAGGTACACAAAGGTGGAAGGCGAGAGCTTCAGCGACCAGCTCGACAGGTTCCTCACCCACCCCGTCTACGGCCTCCTCGTGCTCTTCGGTGTCTTCTACCTCATGTTTAAATTCGTGTTTGCCGTCGGGCTGCCCCTCCAGGGATACCTCGACGATGCTTTCACGGCTTTCGGAGAATGGCTCGCGCCGCATATAACAAACGAGGCTCTGAGGGGACTCCTGGTCGATGGAATCATAGCGGGTGTTGGTTCCGTGCTCAGCTTCTTCCCGCTCGTCTTCCTTCTCTTCCTGGCCCTCTCCATCCTCGAGGACGTTGGATACATGGCCAGGGCGGCCGTGGTCATGGAGCGCATAATGCGGAAGTTCGGCCTGCCGGGCAAGAGCTTCATCCCGCTGGTGCTCGCCTTCGGATGCAACGTCCCGGCAGTGATGGCCACCAGAACGCTCGATGACGAGAGGGACAGGTTGCTGACCATGCTCGTCAACCCGTTGATACCCTGCAGCGCCAGGCTGAGCGTCATAAGCTTCCTGGCTGGGGCTTTCTTTGCCAGCCACCAGGCGCTCGTCGCGGTGAGCATCTACGCCACTGCAGTGCTGCTTGCCCTCCTCGTGGCCTGGCTCCTGAGCAGATTCGTTATCAGGGGCGAAGAGAGTCCGTTCATCATCGAGCTGCCGGAGTACCTCATCCCGTCGTGGAAGACGGTGACGCTCCACTCGTGGGAGCGGAGCAAGGAGTTCATAAAGAAGGCGGGAACCATAATCCTGCTCGGCTCGATGGCCATCTGGTACCTCAGCAGCTATCCCGTGGGGATGGGCACCGGAGGAAGCTACGCGGAGAGGCTTGGCATGTTTTTCGAGCCGTACATGCATCTCATGGGCCTTGACTGGAAGGCAGCTGTAAGTCTGCTGTTCGGGATAATCGCCAAGGAGAACGTCATCTCAACCTACGGAATAATCTACGGAAGCGAGGAGGCCATAGTGGGAGCAATGACACCGCTCCAGGCCTACGTGCTTGGCATGGTCACCACCCTCTACGTCCCGTGCATAGCCACGATAGGGGCAATAAGGGCAGAGAGCAACTGGAAATGGGCCGCCTTCACGGTGGTTTACATGATCGGCCTCGCGTCGCTCGTTGGGATCCTGATATGGAACGTGGGGACGGCGCTGGGCTACTGA
- a CDS encoding tRNA (guanine(10)-N(2))-dimethyltransferase, which produces MELVEVREGLAKILVPKAERIYDAPVFYNPVMALNRDISVLAVGVLKPGTVLDALSATGIRGIRYALETPAKEVWLNDISGEAFNLILENVRLNLGIDGERIGENRVSFEGEKRIVANLDDANRLMAEKFRYFDFLDLDPFGSPVEFLDTALRSVRRRGVLALTATDTGVLCGAYRNACRRKYLAEPIRGELCHEAGLRILIGTVVRYAAKYDLGIDVLLAYYRDHYFRAFLRLKSGTRKADESLSNLGYLWQDESGKFTYEQAFLPERPKAYGPLWLGPLKEQGFVDDMLSLAGTHSLAHKKTLPFLETISGELDVPFHYDTHALARRNNLQVGKLADIIETLRGKGYSATRTHFSPTAMKTDAPFEEVLKALRSLR; this is translated from the coding sequence ATGGAACTCGTTGAGGTGCGCGAGGGTCTTGCAAAAATCCTTGTCCCGAAGGCGGAGAGGATATACGATGCTCCCGTCTTTTACAACCCAGTCATGGCCCTAAACCGGGATATAAGCGTCCTGGCCGTTGGAGTGCTCAAACCGGGGACTGTTCTCGACGCTCTCTCCGCCACAGGTATTAGGGGTATCCGCTACGCCCTCGAAACTCCGGCCAAAGAGGTCTGGCTCAACGACATAAGCGGGGAGGCCTTCAACCTGATTTTGGAAAACGTCCGGCTGAACCTCGGCATCGATGGGGAGAGAATAGGCGAGAATAGGGTCTCTTTTGAGGGAGAGAAGAGGATCGTGGCCAACCTCGACGATGCGAACAGGTTAATGGCGGAGAAGTTCCGCTACTTCGACTTCCTCGACCTCGACCCCTTCGGCTCGCCGGTGGAGTTCCTCGACACCGCCCTAAGGAGCGTCAGGAGAAGGGGCGTTTTAGCCCTTACCGCCACCGATACCGGCGTCCTCTGCGGTGCATACAGAAACGCCTGCCGCAGGAAGTACCTCGCCGAGCCCATACGGGGTGAGCTCTGCCACGAGGCCGGACTGAGGATTCTCATAGGGACGGTCGTCAGATATGCCGCTAAATACGACCTCGGCATTGACGTTCTCCTCGCGTACTACCGCGACCACTACTTCAGGGCATTTCTGAGGCTCAAGAGCGGCACGAGGAAGGCCGACGAGAGCCTTTCAAACCTCGGCTATCTCTGGCAGGATGAGAGCGGAAAGTTTACCTACGAACAGGCCTTCCTCCCTGAGAGGCCAAAAGCCTACGGTCCTCTCTGGCTCGGTCCACTGAAGGAACAGGGGTTCGTTGACGATATGCTGAGCCTGGCAGGTACCCACTCCCTCGCCCACAAGAAGACTCTTCCGTTCCTCGAAACCATCTCCGGGGAGCTCGACGTTCCGTTCCACTACGACACCCACGCGCTGGCGAGGAGGAACAACCTTCAGGTCGGGAAGCTCGCGGATATAATCGAAACCCTCCGCGGGAAAGGCTACTCCGCAACGAGAACGCACTTCTCTCCGACAGCGATGAAGACAGATGCGCCCTTCGAGGAGGTGCTGAAGGCACTGAGGAGCCTCCGATGA